CCACGATGTTCTCGTGCAGCTGGGTCATGCTTTTCCACCAGTAGTCCTTAATATTTTTTTTCAGCTCGGAACCGTACTGACCGTAGTCGTACACCGCGCTGAGCCCATCGTATATTTCGCTGGACTGAAAAACAAAACCGTATTCTTTACAGTGCGATATGATCGCCTGGAATTTATTCTGATCTGTAGACATAGTCGCGCAAAGATAAATGCCAATTTTGAAAATATGATTGTAATTATTTTATTATATATATCTAACTAAGATAAATATTTTTACCCCTCTTCCACCGCATCAACGGGGGCTGGGGGCTCATGAGGTACTTCTATTTGTTTTACCCAGACAGCATAATCATTGGGGTAGATCTCTCTTCCGGAGTGCTTTATGTATTGGCGGGTAAAAACCGCTCCGAAATACAGGATGGCTGCGGAATAGTATACCCATAACAGGATAATGACCACAGAACCTGCCGCCCCATAGGTAGAGCTGACCTTGCTGGCTCCCAGGTAGTAGCCGATGGCGAATTTACCGATCATAAACAGCACGGCCGTCGCCACAGCGCCCACCCGCACGTCTTTCCATTTGATCCGCGCATCGGGCAAGACCTTGAAGATGATGGCAAACAGGGTGGTGATCACCAGGAAAGGCACTACCAGGTTGGCCACATATACGATGAGGGTGGTGGTCAATTTAGTAGGGATAAGCTGTGTCAGTACATTCTGAAACAGCTCCACCAGGCCATTGACAGCCAGCGATACCAGCAAAATAAAGCCCATGCTGACTACCAGCGAAAAAGACAACAATCTGTTGATGAGCATACGCAGCAGGCCGTTTTTCTTGGGCTTCGATTTCAGTCCCCAGATAAAATTGATAGAATCCTGTATTTCTGCAAACACACCGGTGGCGCCAATGATCAGTGTCACAAAACCCACCATGGTGGCCCAGCTCATATCGTTGGACAGGGTAGCGTTGCGGATCATGGATTGTATCTGGATGGCCGCCTCGCTACCAACCAGGCCTTGTATCTGGCCATATATACTGCCTTCCACCGCTTCCTTTCCAAGGAACAGGTCACAGAAGAAGATGATGATAATGAGCATGGGAGCTACGGAGAAGATAGTATAATAAGCCAGCGCGGCGCTGAGTTTCAGCACTTTATCGTCTATAAAAGCACTGCCGGACGCCTTTAGCACCGTCCAGTACAGTTGTATTTTTCCCATTGTTTTATTCATGCTGCAGGTTTTTACCCACAGGAAGCAAAAAGCATGCATAGGCATTTGCTTCCTGTGGCATAGGCGTAGTGCGGGTGATTATTTCAGTTTAGGATTGTTGGTATGCCGGGTAGCGTCCCGGATATTTTTTTTGTCGAAGTTTTTCTCCAGTGCCACGGTCATGTCTATGCCGGTTTGATTGGCAATACATAACACCACCCACATGACATCGGCCAGTTCATCGGCCAGTTCCCTTTTTTTGTCACTGTCTTTAGCAGACTGGTCGCCAAACTGCCTGGCCATTACACGGGCCACTTCACCTACTTCTTCCGTGAGGATGGCCATATTGGTCAGCTCACTGAAATAGCGTACCCCGGTAGTGTTGATCCAGTTGTCGATTTTTTCCTGTGCTTCCTGTATAGTCATGGATAATGAATTGTAGTGTTTAAAGATAACGGATTGCAGGCATAATGGTTTTATGTTATTCCCGCTGGTGGGTGTCTATAATAATAGTGACCGGCCCATCGTTGAGCAGCGCTACTTTCATATCAGCGCCAAAGATGCCGCGCTGGATGGTGGTCCCAAGGTCCTGCTCCAGCTGTACGATCATTTTTTCATACAGGGGGATGGCCACGTCCGGTTTACTGGCACGGATATACGAAGGCCTGTTGCCTTTTTTCGTAGAAGCGTGCAGGGTAAACTGGCTGACCAGCAGTATGTCAGCATGCATGTCTTTTACGGAAACGTTCATTACGCCGGCATCATCGTTGAAAATGCGCAGGTTGACGATCTTGCTGCTCAGCCACTGGATATCTTCCGGGCCGTCAGCATCTTCAATGCCCAGCAAAACCAGCAGGCCCTGCCCGATCTGGCCGGTGATAACGCCATCCACTGTGACAGATGCTTCGGATACCCGCTGTATAACTGCTCTCATATCAAATTCCTGTTTTAATCAGGCGGAAAATTAAGACAAACCACGGTAACATTTCCTGCTTTTGTACGCTTAACAGATACCAAAATCTATTGTTTATGCCACGTATTTTACCAGGTATCCTGTTAGTCGCCCTGCTGGCAGGCAGCTGCAGCCGTAAGGACAAAACTCCCTGTAACAGCAATGACATTGCTACCCTGAAGGCGGCCATCGGTTTCCCGTTCCGGTTGACCGATCCGCAAACCGGCGCAGATCTCGTCACCGGCCCGGGAGCCACTATTCCGCTTGACAGTGTACGATTTATCCGGCCCAATGGCCAATCCGGCTTCTGGGTGGAAAAGGCCACCCGTCGTAACAGCGTTACCTATCTCCAGGGACCTGCCGCGCCAAACATGGTGCTTGAAGTTGGCCAAACCGGCAAGGTCGTGCAGTTGAAAATAAATATGGTATTCAGGCAGGTTGCCTGTTCCTCCGAACTTACCGGCGTTACCGTCGGGGATAACGCTGTACCACTTAAAAAAGACAGCACTGACGCTTATCTCATTCCTTTTTCCCGGTGATCTTTTTCCTACTGTTCATTTCAGCCAGTCAGCCACAGGCAGTCCTGGCTTTTTGTGATGTGCCATCCATTATGCTTACCTTCGGAAACTCCTTTTCGTTGTTTTCAACGTTACAACCCGGGACTTTCGGCCGCGGAATTGATTTTGCCGGCCAATTAACGTAAATTTGCATTACAAAAAAGAATCATACAATGAACATTAATGTTACACCTGAGCTCACCTTCCGAACGGCCCGCAGCGGCGGTTCCGGCGGACAGCATGTGAACAAGGTGGAAACCATGGTGGAAGGTGCTTTTAACATTGAAGCCTCCGCCTTGTTAACCCCTGAGCAGAAACAACTGCTCCATGAGAAGCTGGCCAACCGTATCAATTCGGAAGGCATCCTACAGGTAAGATCACAGACGGCCCGTACCCAGCTGGGCAACAAACAGGAGGTTATTTTCAAAATAAATGACCTGGTCAACAAAGCACTGGTCCCCCGCAAGAAAAGAATAGCCACCAAAATACCCAAGGCGGTAGTTGAAAAAAGGATACAGTTCAAGAAGCGGTTGTCTGAGAAAAAACAGCTGCGGAGAGGCAATTTTGAATAACGGCAATTGTATTTTGCATAAAATTTTTAGGGTTTGAGCATCAAGAAACTGGCAGGACAGACGGTTTATTACGGGTTGAGTAATATTGTGAGCAAGCTGCTCAATTATTTCCTGACGCCTTTTTACCTCGGCATTTTAAGCAGGGCCTCCTTCGGGGAGATGTCTAACGTATATGCCTATATCCCTTTCGCCAATATTGTGCTCACTTATGGTATGGAGACGGCCTTTTTCAGGTTTGCCAAACAGGAAAACAAATCCCATGTGCTGGGCACGTCCACCATATCCCTGCTGATATCCACGATATCCATCACTATCCTGCTGTTGCTGCTACGGGGGCCGGTGATCAATTCGTACACCGGGGAACTGGCCGGGCTTACCGGGCATCCGGCGTTTTACACCTACATCGTGCTGCTCATGGCCTTTGACGCGCTGACAGCCATCCCCTTTGCGCAGTTGCGGCTGGAAGGCCGCCCGGTGCGGTATGCCGCCATCCGGGTAGCCGGTATCCTGACTACTATCTTTTTCAATATCTTTTTCCTGGTCATCTGCCCCAAACTGGCTGCAGCCGGTCATCAGTGGGTACCGGGCCTGCATAACGGCAGCGACCAAACGGGATATATCTACCTCAGTAATATGCTGGGCAGCGCGGTCACCCTGGTGCTGTTCCTGCCGCAAATACGGCAGATAGAATGGAAGTTTGACCCCGCGCTCTGGAAAAAGATGCTCCATTACGCCCTGCCGCTGATCATTGTAGGCATGGCCGGCATGGTCAACGAGACCTTTGACAGGGCCTGGTTCCTGCCACAGTTCCTTCCCGGCAACAATATGGAGGCCAAAAAAGAGATCATCGCCCTGTACAGCGCCAACTACAAGCTCGCCATACTGATCACCATGTTCATACAGGCGTTCCGGTTAGGGGCGGAGCCTTTCTTCTTTAAGCAGGCGGAAAGTCGAGACCCTCAAAAGGTATATGCCAGGATTATGAAGCTGTTTGTAGTGATGCTCTGCTTCATGTTCCTCTTTGTAAGCCTGTACCTCAATGTCTGGAAGATATTCCTGCGGGTGCCCTTCTACTACCAGGGCATGCGGATAGTGCCCGTGCTGCTGCTGGCGAACATGTTCCTCGGCATTTATTACAACCTGACTATCTGGTTCAAACTCACCGACCGTACCAAGACCGGTGCCATCATCACCCTGATCACGGCTGTACTGGCTTTCCTTCTTAATTACTGGTGGATACCCGTAATGGGCTACTATGGGGCCGCACTGGCCACCATGGTCTGCTATTTCGTGCAGATGGTGGTCTGCTACGTATGGGGGCAGCGTTATTACCCGATACCTTACCATCTCCCTAAACTGATCACCTACATCGGGCTGGCCGTGCTTACCTACTATGTGTTCAGCTGGCTGAATGCCAAAGTGCTTTCCCCCGGCGATATCTATGCCATGAAGCCTTTATCCCTTGCAGTGGCCACCTTGTTGTTTGGAGCCTATGCATGGTTTATCTTCCGGATGGAGAAAAAGGAGTTCGCCCGGAT
The Chitinophaga varians genome window above contains:
- a CDS encoding YihY/virulence factor BrkB family protein — encoded protein: MNKTMGKIQLYWTVLKASGSAFIDDKVLKLSAALAYYTIFSVAPMLIIIIFFCDLFLGKEAVEGSIYGQIQGLVGSEAAIQIQSMIRNATLSNDMSWATMVGFVTLIIGATGVFAEIQDSINFIWGLKSKPKKNGLLRMLINRLLSFSLVVSMGFILLVSLAVNGLVELFQNVLTQLIPTKLTTTLIVYVANLVVPFLVITTLFAIIFKVLPDARIKWKDVRVGAVATAVLFMIGKFAIGYYLGASKVSSTYGAAGSVVIILLWVYYSAAILYFGAVFTRQYIKHSGREIYPNDYAVWVKQIEVPHEPPAPVDAVEEG
- a CDS encoding nucleotide pyrophosphohydrolase, which produces MTIQEAQEKIDNWINTTGVRYFSELTNMAILTEEVGEVARVMARQFGDQSAKDSDKKRELADELADVMWVVLCIANQTGIDMTVALEKNFDKKNIRDATRHTNNPKLK
- the dtd gene encoding D-aminoacyl-tRNA deacylase, encoding MRAVIQRVSEASVTVDGVITGQIGQGLLVLLGIEDADGPEDIQWLSSKIVNLRIFNDDAGVMNVSVKDMHADILLVSQFTLHASTKKGNRPSYIRASKPDVAIPLYEKMIVQLEQDLGTTIQRGIFGADMKVALLNDGPVTIIIDTHQRE
- the arfB gene encoding alternative ribosome rescue aminoacyl-tRNA hydrolase ArfB — its product is MNINVTPELTFRTARSGGSGGQHVNKVETMVEGAFNIEASALLTPEQKQLLHEKLANRINSEGILQVRSQTARTQLGNKQEVIFKINDLVNKALVPRKKRIATKIPKAVVEKRIQFKKRLSEKKQLRRGNFE
- a CDS encoding polysaccharide biosynthesis C-terminal domain-containing protein, with the translated sequence MSIKKLAGQTVYYGLSNIVSKLLNYFLTPFYLGILSRASFGEMSNVYAYIPFANIVLTYGMETAFFRFAKQENKSHVLGTSTISLLISTISITILLLLLRGPVINSYTGELAGLTGHPAFYTYIVLLMAFDALTAIPFAQLRLEGRPVRYAAIRVAGILTTIFFNIFFLVICPKLAAAGHQWVPGLHNGSDQTGYIYLSNMLGSAVTLVLFLPQIRQIEWKFDPALWKKMLHYALPLIIVGMAGMVNETFDRAWFLPQFLPGNNMEAKKEIIALYSANYKLAILITMFIQAFRLGAEPFFFKQAESRDPQKVYARIMKLFVVMLCFMFLFVSLYLNVWKIFLRVPFYYQGMRIVPVLLLANMFLGIYYNLTIWFKLTDRTKTGAIITLITAVLAFLLNYWWIPVMGYYGAALATMVCYFVQMVVCYVWGQRYYPIPYHLPKLITYIGLAVLTYYVFSWLNAKVLSPGDIYAMKPLSLAVATLLFGAYAWFIFRMEKKEFARMPFIGKYIK